A stretch of the bacterium SCSIO 12827 genome encodes the following:
- a CDS encoding iron ABC transporter permease: MTFPLLLAGLAVLTVCLFMASVVFGRAGILLPDMGLLTTMPATPEAVILRELRLPRAILATAIGAALGMAGAALQGLLRNPLAEPGLIGVSGTAALGAVATFYSGLSAVFPLALPLGGMAGAGLAVVFLYLLAGRDSPILTLILAGVAINAMSGALTTLALNLSPNPYAAFEVFFWLLGALTDRSMDHVALALPFIALGMGLLATTGRGLNALTLGEDVARSLGIAIGGLQARVIVGTALAVGAAVAVSGVIGFIGLVVPHLLRPTVGHAPGRLLPAAALGGAALTLAADIAVRFATDGTELQLGVLTALIGAPFFLTLVLRTRREGQ; this comes from the coding sequence ATGACCTTCCCTTTGCTGCTGGCCGGGCTGGCGGTGCTGACGGTGTGTTTGTTCATGGCCTCGGTCGTGTTCGGGCGGGCGGGCATTCTGTTGCCTGACATGGGGTTGCTGACCACCATGCCGGCCACGCCTGAAGCCGTGATCCTGCGCGAACTACGCCTGCCCCGCGCCATTCTGGCCACCGCCATCGGCGCGGCGTTGGGTATGGCTGGCGCGGCGTTGCAGGGACTGCTGCGCAATCCGCTCGCCGAACCGGGGTTGATCGGAGTGTCAGGCACGGCGGCGCTGGGCGCGGTCGCCACTTTTTATTCGGGGCTTTCCGCCGTCTTTCCGCTGGCCCTGCCCCTGGGTGGTATGGCCGGGGCCGGGCTGGCGGTGGTCTTTCTTTATCTTCTGGCCGGACGGGACTCGCCGATCCTCACCCTGATCCTAGCCGGGGTCGCAATCAATGCCATGTCGGGCGCATTGACGACCCTGGCGCTCAACCTGTCGCCCAATCCTTATGCGGCCTTCGAGGTCTTCTTCTGGCTGCTGGGGGCGCTCACCGACCGCAGCATGGACCATGTCGCCCTGGCCCTGCCGTTCATCGCCTTGGGCATGGGCCTGCTGGCGACCACGGGACGCGGTCTAAACGCCCTGACCTTGGGCGAGGACGTCGCCCGCAGCCTGGGTATCGCCATCGGCGGCTTGCAGGCGCGTGTGATCGTCGGCACCGCCCTGGCGGTGGGCGCGGCCGTCGCGGTTTCCGGCGTCATCGGGTTCATCGGTCTGGTTGTGCCACACCTTCTGCGTCCCACCGTTGGCCATGCCCCCGGGCGCCTGTTGCCAGCGGCGGCATTGGGCGGCGCGGCCCTAACGCTGGCCGCCGATATCGCCGTGCGCTTCGCGACCGACGGTACGGAACTGCAACTGGGCGTGCTGACCGCGTTGATCGGCGCACCGTTCTTCCTGACCCTGGTTCTGAGAACGCGGAGGGAGGGACAATGA
- a CDS encoding ABC transporter ATP-binding protein, producing MTILSARDLVVMRNGCRLLDGVSADFAPGSLTGLIGPNGAGKTTFLKALLGLVPIDGGDLRLDGKALTGFHPAEIARRVGYLAQGAPCHWPMSVERIIALGLLANGQDRRANIAAGDEAVAAALAATGTAPLRRRAVTTLSGGERTLVMIARCLAGGAPMLLADEPVTGLDPRHQLDVMEILRDRVSETAGTVAVLHDLTLAARYCDRLILMTDGRIVAQGSPAAVLRPENLAAVYRIEGGLHFIGGQPIVLSESPKET from the coding sequence ATGACCATATTGTCAGCCCGCGATCTAGTGGTGATGCGAAACGGGTGCCGCCTGCTCGACGGCGTTTCCGCCGATTTCGCGCCGGGCAGCCTGACCGGACTGATCGGCCCCAACGGGGCAGGCAAGACCACCTTCCTCAAGGCGCTTCTGGGGCTCGTCCCAATCGATGGTGGCGACCTGCGTCTGGACGGAAAGGCTCTCACAGGATTCCATCCCGCCGAGATCGCCCGCCGCGTCGGCTACCTGGCGCAGGGTGCGCCCTGCCATTGGCCCATGTCGGTCGAACGGATTATCGCCCTGGGCCTGTTGGCGAACGGCCAGGACCGCAGGGCGAACATCGCGGCCGGGGACGAAGCCGTGGCGGCGGCCCTGGCCGCGACGGGAACCGCCCCCCTGCGGCGCCGCGCCGTGACGACTTTGTCCGGCGGAGAGAGAACATTGGTCATGATCGCCCGCTGCCTGGCCGGCGGCGCGCCGATGTTGTTGGCCGACGAACCCGTCACCGGACTGGACCCGCGTCACCAACTCGACGTCATGGAAATCCTCCGCGATCGGGTGTCCGAGACGGCGGGCACCGTCGCGGTCCTGCATGATCTGACCCTAGCGGCGCGTTATTGCGATCGGCTGATCCTGATGACGGATGGGCGCATCGTCGCCCAGGGAAGCCCCGCTGCCGTGCTGAGGCCGGAAAACCTTGCGGCGGTCTACCGCATCGAGGGCGGCCTGCATTTCATTGGCGGCCAGCCTATCGTTCTTTCGGAATCACCCAAGGAGACCTGA
- a CDS encoding dienelactone hydrolase family protein, translating to MNGARFINSHALSTGRLGATGFHFWGGVVNALAVEMGDARTVAVPYYGRAAMTADVPKLTAALMIQNAEDDPRINEAVPAYAEAFKAYGKTFEMHT from the coding sequence TTGAATGGGGCACGCTTCATAAACTCCCACGCGCTTTCGACCGGCAGGCTTGGCGCGACAGGGTTCCATTTCTGGGGCGGAGTGGTCAACGCCCTTGCGGTCGAAATGGGTGACGCGCGCACTGTCGCTGTTCCTTATTACGGTCGCGCTGCGATGACAGCCGATGTCCCGAAACTCACGGCGGCGCTCATGATCCAGAACGCTGAAGATGACCCTCGGATCAACGAGGCCGTGCCCGCCTATGCCGAGGCGTTTAAAGCATATGGAAAGACATTCGAGATGCACACCTAA
- a CDS encoding mechanosensitive ion channel: MQRLVWPTILATVNFGLIFFRSDLSDHLGNDETLWLCINALAYFAVAWFISRVLSIALDKTTAHRQPYPRLLREIITALLFLVALAATAALFTGQGAVGALAGSGLVLAMFGFAIRNVVADTLSGIALGIEAPFRIGDWIDIDGMARGKVIEIGWRTTRILTRDATYMILPNSQIARQRITNYSAPKPHYRAQIAITLDHNMPITRARELMLNALKEAKLIQQDPLPDVRVQAYEEGGITYALRYWLSRFDRDIDCRDEVFSLVDDALRQAGTIAPYRRIELVGPAIPTCATRGKDAGMFSEYG; this comes from the coding sequence ATGCAACGCCTTGTGTGGCCAACTATCCTGGCAACCGTCAACTTCGGTCTGATTTTCTTTCGGTCTGATCTTAGCGATCATCTTGGAAATGACGAGACGCTCTGGCTCTGCATCAACGCCCTGGCATATTTCGCGGTTGCGTGGTTCATCAGCCGCGTTCTGTCGATCGCGCTCGATAAGACAACAGCGCATCGGCAACCCTACCCGCGACTCTTAAGAGAAATCATAACGGCGCTTTTGTTTCTGGTCGCACTCGCGGCGACCGCCGCGCTTTTCACAGGACAGGGTGCAGTTGGCGCGCTTGCCGGGTCAGGGCTTGTTCTCGCCATGTTCGGCTTCGCCATCCGCAACGTCGTGGCCGATACGCTGTCCGGAATTGCACTTGGTATCGAAGCTCCTTTCCGCATCGGAGATTGGATCGACATCGACGGGATGGCGCGAGGGAAGGTCATCGAGATCGGTTGGCGCACAACGCGGATCTTAACCCGTGACGCCACGTACATGATTCTCCCGAATAGTCAGATCGCGCGTCAGCGGATTACCAACTATTCTGCACCAAAACCACATTACCGCGCACAGATCGCCATCACCCTTGACCACAATATGCCGATCACGCGAGCCCGTGAGCTCATGTTGAACGCGTTGAAGGAGGCAAAGCTCATTCAGCAGGACCCGTTGCCGGACGTCCGCGTTCAGGCCTATGAGGAAGGCGGCATCACTTATGCTTTACGCTATTGGCTTTCTCGCTTCGACCGCGACATCGACTGCCGCGATGAGGTCTTTAGTCTTGTCGACGACGCACTGCGCCAGGCCGGAACCATTGCACCATACAGGCGGATAGAGTTGGTTGGTCCCGCGATACCTACCTGTGCCACGCGGGGAAAAGACGCAGGCATGTTTTCTGAATATGGCTAG
- a CDS encoding mandelate racemase has protein sequence MDLLTITGVTTRLVNVPLRFALGTSAARVTAAPLLLVDLHTREGVTGRTYLFTYRRSGGVAIAALLQDAVEVVKGMTADPVAIGDLLARRFALLGVVGAARMALAALDMGIWDANARAAGLPLAAMLGASPRPVPAYNSSGLGLMPPEAAADEAEALLEGGFKGVKLRLGHPTLREDLAVLRAVRNRLPDEIAIMVDYNQALTVADAMARGRAIETEGIYWIEEPIRHDDWAGNRALADALEVPLQIGENFDGPRQMADAISAGAADWVMPDAVRIGGVTGWIHAAGIAAARGLELSSHLLPEISAHLLCATPTAHWLEYVDWADAILVEPPKVVDGAFDVPNKPGIGLEWDEAKISRLIV, from the coding sequence ATGGATCTACTTACGATAACAGGCGTGACCACACGCCTAGTGAACGTGCCGTTACGGTTCGCCCTGGGAACCAGCGCGGCAAGGGTAACGGCAGCTCCGCTTTTGCTTGTCGATCTTCATACAAGGGAAGGGGTGACCGGCCGGACCTATCTGTTTACCTACCGGCGCAGCGGCGGCGTTGCCATTGCGGCTCTTTTGCAAGATGCGGTTGAGGTCGTGAAGGGAATGACGGCTGACCCCGTTGCTATCGGCGATCTGCTCGCTCGCCGGTTTGCCCTTTTAGGGGTGGTTGGCGCCGCGCGCATGGCCCTTGCCGCCCTGGACATGGGGATTTGGGATGCGAATGCCCGGGCGGCCGGTCTGCCGCTGGCGGCGATGCTGGGGGCGAGCCCCCGGCCGGTCCCGGCCTACAATTCAAGCGGCCTGGGCTTAATGCCGCCGGAGGCCGCCGCGGATGAAGCGGAGGCGCTATTGGAAGGCGGCTTCAAGGGCGTGAAACTGCGGCTTGGTCATCCGACGCTCAGAGAAGACTTGGCCGTCCTGCGCGCGGTTCGTAATCGGCTTCCCGACGAAATCGCCATTATGGTTGACTACAACCAGGCACTCACCGTCGCTGATGCGATGGCGCGGGGGCGGGCAATAGAAACGGAAGGCATCTACTGGATTGAAGAGCCGATCCGCCATGATGACTGGGCAGGTAACCGCGCCCTTGCGGACGCCTTGGAGGTGCCGCTGCAGATCGGCGAGAATTTCGACGGCCCACGGCAAATGGCGGACGCGATATCGGCCGGTGCTGCCGATTGGGTCATGCCGGATGCGGTGCGTATCGGCGGCGTTACGGGATGGATCCATGCCGCCGGTATCGCTGCGGCGCGCGGCCTGGAATTGTCGAGCCATCTATTGCCCGAGATCAGCGCGCATCTGCTGTGCGCGACACCAACGGCCCATTGGCTTGAATATGTAGATTGGGCGGATGCCATTCTTGTCGAGCCGCCCAAGGTCGTTGATGGCGCCTTTGACGTGCCGAATAAACCCGGTATCGGACTGGAGTGGGACGAGGCAAAAATCAGCAGATTGATCGTCTGA
- a CDS encoding TRAP transporter fused permease subunit — protein MTGWSAASVAFLTFGYTAFHIVSLNMYPIETWTFRMIHVLGAMVIGFLLFSAHVFDKNAPPQGDGRRQRQWALFWGMIAGLPVVYAAWPVTAYILIPGSELGGDWERWGFGIPLSVGTALATVGAWMLPGRARGKVHPCDIVLVLAALVSSGYLICALDGAALRMRAGTPFAAEANTYAAIVGVVLICEFTRRLAGLSLVVISVCFIAYSFVGPWLPSFLRHNGFSVDRFFTYIYTDNGILGPTTAVSSTYIILFIIFAAFLQASRVGEFFINLAFAAAGRTRGGPAKVAIFASGLTGMINGTSAGNVVATGSLTIPLMKRVGYAPRMAGAIEAAASTGGQIMPPIMGAGAFIMAEVTGIPYSDIALAAVIPSVLYFLSILFMVDFAAARMKMTGLPADQLPRLSAMLRQAYLIFPIILLIATIFMGYSVIRAGTLAVIAAVMVSWLSSFRMGPKAIYGALSAAGVMSIQIIAVCACAGIVVGVIALTGVGARFSSILLGIASSTTIIDGKLLAMFFAMVIAIILGMGMPTTAAYAIAGSVVAPGLINMGIDPLAAHFFVFYFAVVSAITPPVALASYAAAAISGAGAMETSVTSFRIGLAAFIVPFMFFYTPALLLNGDVWDIAYASMTASVGIYFLAAGIQGWFFGRIHHVIRIGLVVAAVLMMKGGLVTDIVGASIAVVAFLMRGVAIGRSVALADEESNLQP, from the coding sequence ATGACCGGCTGGTCGGCGGCCTCTGTGGCTTTTCTGACGTTCGGCTATACCGCATTTCATATCGTCAGCTTGAACATGTACCCGATCGAAACGTGGACCTTTCGGATGATCCATGTCTTGGGCGCCATGGTGATCGGTTTCCTTCTGTTCTCAGCCCATGTCTTTGACAAAAATGCGCCGCCCCAGGGCGACGGTCGGCGGCAGCGCCAATGGGCATTGTTTTGGGGAATGATCGCCGGTCTGCCGGTCGTGTACGCGGCCTGGCCGGTGACGGCGTATATACTTATCCCCGGGTCGGAACTTGGTGGTGACTGGGAGCGGTGGGGATTCGGCATCCCTCTTTCTGTTGGAACCGCATTGGCAACCGTCGGCGCTTGGATGTTGCCTGGGCGCGCGCGCGGCAAGGTGCATCCCTGTGACATCGTTCTTGTTCTGGCGGCCTTGGTCTCCTCCGGCTATCTGATCTGCGCGCTTGATGGGGCGGCGCTGAGAATGCGGGCCGGCACCCCCTTCGCCGCTGAGGCGAACACCTATGCCGCAATCGTGGGTGTGGTGCTGATCTGCGAGTTCACGCGCCGTCTTGCCGGGCTCTCGCTTGTTGTTATCTCGGTCTGTTTCATCGCCTACAGCTTTGTTGGGCCGTGGTTGCCAAGCTTCCTTCGGCACAATGGATTCTCCGTCGATCGCTTCTTTACCTACATCTATACGGATAACGGAATCCTTGGCCCAACGACGGCGGTATCCTCGACCTACATAATTCTGTTCATAATTTTCGCTGCCTTCCTTCAGGCGTCGCGCGTCGGTGAGTTTTTCATTAATCTGGCCTTTGCCGCAGCCGGACGAACGCGAGGTGGGCCGGCGAAAGTCGCGATTTTTGCGTCGGGTCTTACCGGCATGATCAACGGCACGTCCGCGGGGAATGTGGTGGCAACCGGTTCGTTGACCATTCCTCTTATGAAACGTGTCGGCTATGCGCCGCGTATGGCCGGCGCGATCGAGGCCGCGGCGTCGACGGGCGGCCAGATCATGCCCCCGATCATGGGCGCCGGTGCCTTCATCATGGCCGAGGTCACGGGCATTCCGTATTCCGACATCGCGCTTGCCGCGGTTATTCCGTCGGTGCTGTATTTCCTTTCTATTCTATTCATGGTCGATTTCGCGGCGGCGCGGATGAAAATGACAGGGTTGCCGGCCGATCAGTTGCCGCGTCTGTCGGCGATGTTGCGGCAGGCATATCTGATTTTTCCCATCATCCTTCTGATCGCGACGATTTTTATGGGCTACTCGGTCATCCGCGCGGGGACCCTGGCAGTTATCGCCGCGGTCATGGTCAGCTGGCTTTCTTCGTTTCGCATGGGACCAAAGGCGATCTACGGCGCCCTGTCGGCGGCCGGAGTGATGTCGATACAAATCATCGCCGTCTGTGCCTGCGCCGGGATCGTCGTCGGCGTGATCGCGTTGACCGGAGTGGGCGCGCGTTTCTCGTCTATTCTGCTGGGGATCGCATCGTCGACCACGATCATCGACGGCAAACTCCTGGCCATGTTCTTTGCCATGGTCATCGCCATCATCCTGGGCATGGGGATGCCGACCACGGCGGCCTACGCCATCGCAGGGTCGGTGGTGGCACCCGGGCTGATCAACATGGGGATTGACCCGCTGGCGGCGCACTTCTTTGTGTTCTATTTCGCCGTCGTGTCAGCGATCACGCCGCCGGTCGCATTAGCGTCCTATGCCGCTGCGGCAATCTCTGGGGCCGGGGCGATGGAAACGTCGGTAACGTCGTTTCGGATTGGCCTCGCCGCCTTCATTGTTCCCTTCATGTTTTTCTACACGCCGGCATTGCTGTTGAACGGCGACGTTTGGGACATTGCCTATGCGAGCATGACGGCCTCGGTCGGAATCTATTTTCTCGCCGCCGGGATCCAGGGTTGGTTCTTTGGTCGGATTCATCATGTCATCCGGATCGGACTTGTCGTCGCGGCGGTCCTGATGATGAAAGGCGGCTTAGTGACGGATATCGTCGGCGCGTCGATCGCAGTCGTCGCCTTTCTCATGCGCGGGGTTGCGATTGGCCGGTCGGTCGCCCTGGCGGATGAAGAAAGCAATCTTCAGCCATGA
- a CDS encoding TAXI family TRAP transporter solute-binding subunit: MKKLIGFVAILAVASFAMTGIASAQKANWPKSFTVATASQGGTFFQYGSGWANIISKQTSVVGSAEVTGGPVQNLALVQVGKAEFGLTTLGPAADALAGKSPAAPGVKMDKVRAIFPMYVTPFTFITLKRSGVDSFAKLPKGVRVGVGPAGGTGDAYWPGMLKQIGVDAKTRNAGWSDLAGQLKDGLVDAIAFGAGVPVPAATELEATDEINFLSFTPEQVSQIEANFPVSAYKVPSTTYKTLKANNQVINTVSMWNFAIANADLPDDFIYEVVKTTMENNPKMLNVHKAAKTTVSANAKFNKTLPWHPGALRYFKEIGAEISDNLNK, encoded by the coding sequence ATGAAGAAGCTTATCGGATTTGTTGCCATTTTAGCGGTGGCGAGTTTCGCGATGACGGGCATTGCTTCAGCCCAGAAGGCGAACTGGCCGAAGTCCTTCACCGTTGCGACTGCCAGCCAAGGCGGCACGTTCTTTCAGTATGGATCCGGCTGGGCCAATATCATCAGTAAACAGACCTCGGTCGTCGGAAGTGCCGAGGTAACAGGCGGCCCCGTCCAAAACCTGGCGTTAGTGCAGGTCGGCAAAGCCGAATTCGGGCTTACGACTCTTGGGCCCGCTGCAGACGCGTTGGCAGGAAAGAGCCCCGCGGCGCCGGGCGTTAAGATGGACAAAGTGCGGGCGATTTTCCCGATGTATGTCACGCCGTTCACCTTCATTACCTTGAAGCGGTCCGGTGTCGATAGCTTCGCAAAGCTGCCGAAGGGCGTGCGGGTTGGCGTCGGGCCTGCCGGTGGCACGGGTGATGCTTACTGGCCTGGCATGCTGAAGCAGATTGGTGTCGATGCGAAAACCCGAAACGCCGGTTGGTCGGACCTTGCCGGTCAATTGAAGGATGGGTTGGTTGACGCGATTGCCTTTGGTGCCGGCGTGCCGGTTCCGGCCGCGACGGAGCTCGAAGCCACCGACGAAATCAACTTCCTAAGCTTCACGCCGGAACAAGTTTCCCAGATCGAGGCCAATTTCCCGGTATCGGCCTACAAGGTGCCGTCGACCACCTACAAAACCTTGAAGGCGAATAACCAAGTCATCAATACGGTTTCCATGTGGAATTTCGCCATCGCCAACGCCGACCTGCCGGATGATTTTATCTATGAGGTGGTCAAGACGACGATGGAGAACAACCCCAAAATGTTGAATGTCCACAAAGCGGCAAAGACCACCGTGTCGGCCAACGCAAAATTCAACAAGACCTTGCCCTGGCATCCTGGCGCCCTGCGTTACTTCAAGGAGATCGGGGCCGAAATCTCGGACAACCTGAATAAATAG
- a CDS encoding 2-dehydropantoate 2-reductase encodes MRVAVMGAGGVGGFFGAKLAEAGHHVAFIARGAHLEEIQNNGLIIENLTDGGTNQYDVEATNDPRTIGKADLLLFAVKMWDTETAADFVKPVVSDGTAVLSLQNGVIKDIILKKRFGEKAVLGGVGYVATSIARPGVIGQTGKLQEIVIGEYDRTISERVQTLVDGLAATGLKSTASQDIESVLWEKFVFLVGLSAMTAATRMPIGAIRSTAESRNLLNAIISEAVAVGRARGVSLPEDYAQDRMRFVDTLPDTMKASMLHDLEAGKPLELRWLSGGVVDLGREVNVPTPANEFIVATLAPHADGPAAAA; translated from the coding sequence ATGAGAGTGGCAGTTATGGGCGCCGGCGGCGTCGGAGGGTTCTTTGGCGCCAAATTAGCGGAAGCCGGCCATCACGTGGCGTTCATCGCCAGAGGGGCGCATCTCGAAGAAATTCAGAACAATGGATTGATCATCGAAAACCTGACGGATGGCGGTACCAATCAGTATGACGTCGAGGCGACGAATGATCCCCGGACCATCGGAAAGGCCGACCTTTTGCTGTTCGCCGTGAAGATGTGGGACACGGAAACAGCGGCCGATTTTGTAAAGCCGGTAGTCAGTGACGGCACGGCAGTTCTGTCTTTGCAGAACGGCGTCATCAAAGACATCATTCTCAAAAAGCGGTTTGGCGAAAAGGCGGTTCTCGGCGGTGTTGGTTACGTCGCGACTTCCATTGCCCGACCGGGCGTGATCGGCCAGACCGGCAAGCTCCAGGAAATTGTCATCGGCGAATATGACCGCACCATCTCCGAACGGGTGCAGACGCTGGTCGATGGCTTGGCCGCGACCGGCCTGAAATCCACCGCATCGCAGGACATCGAAAGCGTGCTTTGGGAAAAGTTCGTGTTCCTGGTCGGCTTGTCGGCAATGACCGCAGCCACCCGTATGCCCATCGGGGCCATCCGTTCAACGGCGGAATCGCGGAACCTTTTGAATGCGATCATCTCCGAAGCCGTGGCTGTGGGCCGAGCCCGCGGCGTTTCCCTGCCTGAAGATTATGCCCAAGACCGCATGCGTTTTGTCGACACGCTGCCCGATACGATGAAGGCATCCATGCTTCACGATCTGGAAGCGGGCAAGCCTCTTGAACTGCGTTGGCTGAGTGGCGGGGTCGTCGACCTGGGGCGGGAGGTGAATGTTCCAACGCCGGCGAACGAATTCATTGTCGCAACCTTGGCCCCTCATGCCGATGGACCGGCGGCCGCAGCCTGA